CACCTTGCCCTGGTATCAGGATCTCCGAAAATCGCACGATGCGGTGAAGGAGTTGGAAGGCATCATCAACGAACGGTTCCGTAACCGGGTGGAGTTTTTCATTCATACCGATCCTTGCCTTCCTGCTTCCTGTCCGATCTGCACGGTGTCCGATTGTCCGGTGAGGCAGGAGCCTTTTCGGGAGCGTCTGGACTGGAATCTCCGCATCCTGTTGAAGAATGAACCACACCGGGGATAATGGCAGAGCACGATCTGGAAGTATCACCCACCAGCGACGGCAGTTTCACGCTGCGAAGAACCGACCTTGACGAGCCCTATCATTCGGCCAGAGGCGCGCTGCAGGAATCGCGTCATGTTTTCATCGATGCGGGTTTGTCCCGCTTGTTTGCGGAACGGAACGACTCAACACCTGTCGTATTACTGGAAATGGGGTTGGGTACAGGACTCAACGCCCTGCTGACCTTCGATTTTTTGAAACGACACCCAGGCAGTCTCCAACTGCATTACCATGCGTTGGAGACTCGACCACTCGACTGGCCGGTGATCGATCGATTGAATTATTGCCGCAATGATCTGGAAGAATACTCCGAGACATTCAAACGACTGCACGATGCGCCCTGGGGTGTACCGGTCGATTTGGACGAACGATTCAAGCTTTGGAAATGGAACGCCTCGTGGAATGACCCGATTGAACTTCCTCCGGCTGATCTGGTCTATTACGATGCTTTTGGCCCGCGTGTACAGCCGGAACTATGGGGCGAGTCGGCTATGCGACGATTGGCGGAACGCCTGTGCACGGGTGGTAGCATGGTCACTTACTGCGCACAGGGTGCATTCAAGCGCGCCTTGAAAGCAGTTGGGCTACAGGTTATCGCGCTTCCGGGTCCTCCGGGTAAGCGTGAAATGATACGCGCGGTAAAAATTTTGTAAACCTGTTTCAGGCAGGTTGCCAGAGTTCGATCTTTCGTCCCTCCGGATCCAGCACCCAGGCGAATTTCCCTTGCGGGTGCGATTCCGGTTCGCCAACGAGTGTCTCACCATGATCTTTCAGTTCACGGATGACAACATCGAGGTCGGGAACCCGGAAATTCAACATGAATTGTTGCGCTGAAGGGGCAAAGTAAGAGCTATCCTCCTTCATGATGGAAAAGACCTGAACCTGTTGCACGGTTCCATTGACGGGATAATTCTTAAACAATGCCATTGTGCCCTGCATCGGCAGTTGAAACATCTCCCGGAACCAGTTACTCAATTGGTCCGGTTGACGACTCTTTAGAAAAACACCTCCGATACCATCGCAGGTCATGCGCGACGAAACAGTCTGTGCTGGTAAATCGCCAAAACCAGACTCGTTCGGTTCCCAAAGTTCAATCTTGTTTCCATCCGGATCGAGGACCCAACCAAAGTGGCCGTATTCGAACGACTGGGTTTGATCGAGAACGGTCGCACCCTTGGATTGCAGTTGATCCAGTAGCTGAAACAATCCCGTTACGCGGATGTTCAGCATGAAATCTGTTGTG
This genomic stretch from Bacteroidota bacterium harbors:
- the mnmD gene encoding tRNA (5-methylaminomethyl-2-thiouridine)(34)-methyltransferase MnmD, which translates into the protein MAEHDLEVSPTSDGSFTLRRTDLDEPYHSARGALQESRHVFIDAGLSRLFAERNDSTPVVLLEMGLGTGLNALLTFDFLKRHPGSLQLHYHALETRPLDWPVIDRLNYCRNDLEEYSETFKRLHDAPWGVPVDLDERFKLWKWNASWNDPIELPPADLVYYDAFGPRVQPELWGESAMRRLAERLCTGGSMVTYCAQGAFKRALKAVGLQVIALPGPPGKREMIRAVKIL